Genomic DNA from Dioscorea cayenensis subsp. rotundata cultivar TDr96_F1 chromosome 1, TDr96_F1_v2_PseudoChromosome.rev07_lg8_w22 25.fasta, whole genome shotgun sequence:
ATAtccattaatttttgttttaaaaattttaattaataaataaaaagatatttcgAGGAAatgatatcaaataaaaaaaattatagctaattctaattaatttttcactttaaaaaaattttaaataatattcgTTGTGCCATTTGAGAAATGGCaagttatataaaaaagatacaaaataagaagctaagcaaataaaagaaaaatgaaagttGTGTATCACTTGACTATATAAaaggaagaaacaaaaatagacATAgcttcataaaagaaaataaaagttatGTATCACCATACTAAATTCTAACAAACAAAAGTAGATAACGAAAATGAAATCCATGATCCATACGGACCATACCTTACAAAAGTGGATGATTGTAATATACTTTCTTAAATGGTATATccctacaaaatatttttatttatttatatggccttataattaaatcaatttacaaattttaatatatatattgatttctaatttatttatcttaattaagCTTTGAtagttaaataatattttatttattttattaattacataacTATCTATTGTAATAAACCCAAATGGAGAAGCTAAActgacaatttttttatttttttgaaatttttaataatgttttcataatatttgagttttttttaatttttaataatattttatttttagaattattaataatatttttttattttttaaaaattttaatatttttcgtTATTATTTTAACAGCCATTCCAGTTGGATTTAGATTTAGAAACTTTTATAACAAACGGATAAAAAATGCATATTTACTATAATACAAAGATTATTGTAGAAGTTAAAAACCATTAGCATTCAGACATTTTTCAACTGTGTACGTacctattatttaaaaactttttgtacacacacaaacacacaaaaaaattaaactaagagTGACCATATATCTAAATGCAATAAAATAGCATCATAAtgttattagggtttttatattaatcaatgCTTGTGCCACGGCCTTTActctaaaaaattatttaaataaataaatactatctTCATTCTAAAATATAggtcattttgaaaaaaaaactccaaaataattattttttaaatgagtaTTTATTGGCACAAAATCTTTAATAAGGTACTTTTAGATTTTTTCTACCGAAAAAAGAGGGTTTGAATTCTATCTCACCCAAGTGGAGAGCACATAGCTTgtctatattttaaataaaaattatcattttataataCCAGCacaatatttattcattttataattttaaatatatatttttaaatctcataaattacataaacaaaaaaaaaaatcatatacatagtcccaataaaaaaaaaatgctttcaaGCAAAGAGGTAGTTTATATgaatcaattttaatttaaaatttaaaaatttaatattatcattaattcatCTTTAAACcactatatttcatatttaaaaatggatgaagtattaattattgtttaagaaaatatttaattttaattaatattgatcAAAGCAAATTAGGTCAAATCacattctaaaaaagaaaaaaagaaaaagaaacaaatgaaacaaGTACTTTGACAAACTACCactcaaagaaagaaagaaaaagacactTTCATTAAgtctaagatatatatatatttttttaaaatcaacaaCACAAGCACACAAGCTATCAAAATAAAAGCTCATCATTACTCTCTCTTTCAAGCAACACCAAAAGATAAACCAACAAACAACAATGGCGGATCATCAAGAAGAAACCATAAACACAATATCTCAACACCAAGTCTTCCCTTCCAAacccatcaccaccaccacctcacTCCCTCTCACCTTCTTTGACCTTGTATATCTCCACGCCGGCTCTGTTCACcgtctcttcttcttctccttccctcACTCCACCTCCCACTTCCTCTCTTCCTCCCTCCCAACCCTACTCTCCAATCTTTCCCACTCCCTTCACCTCTTTCCTCCTCTCTCCTCCCATCTCTCCCTCTCCTCCACTCCTCTCCAACTCATCTCCACCCCCACTGACTCCACCCCTTTCACCATCTCCGAGTTCACCGGCGACCCCAACAAGTTCCACCACCTCATTTCCGACCATCCTAAACCTCGCTCCCTTTTCAAACCTCTTCTCCCTCTTCTCCTTTCTACCGACCCTAACAAACGTCCATTAATGGCTTTGCAAGTCACCATCTTTCCCTTTCATGGCTTGTGCTTAGCCATGGCGATCGACCACGTCGTCGGAGACGGTGCCAGCTTCAATCATTTCCGTAAATCCTTCGCCACCGGCTCCCTCTTCGGCCCTCCTCCCGTCTTTGACCGCACACTCATCCCCGACCCATCCAACAAGTTATACTCCACCTACTTAAATTTTTACCTCAAATATCAACCACAATCATACCTCACTTCGCCGCAGGCCGATGAAGATAAC
This window encodes:
- the LOC120279613 gene encoding coumaroyl-CoA:anthocyanidin 3-O-glucoside-6''-O-coumaroyltransferase 2-like is translated as MADHQEETINTISQHQVFPSKPITTTTSLPLTFFDLVYLHAGSVHRLFFFSFPHSTSHFLSSSLPTLLSNLSHSLHLFPPLSSHLSLSSTPLQLISTPTDSTPFTISEFTGDPNKFHHLISDHPKPRSLFKPLLPLLLSTDPNKRPLMALQVTIFPFHGLCLAMAIDHVVGDGASFNHFRKSFATGSLFGPPPVFDRTLIPDPSNKLYSTYLNFYLKYQPQSYLTSPQADEDNYIATFTLRREHIEKLKLKQIHCTTFVVSCAYVWVCMAKANAWPGERTSHFFFAFDCRSRLRPPLSSTYFGNCLLGCFIELKVKELVGEDGVTAAAKAIKAGIEDLEERGVLSDAEGMMEKVRALPKDLTLVVAGSPRFRVYETEFEGWGKPVKVDTVLKSKSGALCISESRDGEGGVEFGLVLSLPLMHQFTSCFDDGLRFI